One genomic window of Halorhabdus sp. CBA1104 includes the following:
- a CDS encoding AAA family ATPase, whose translation MVAVEQGIDVSVEGAHKRDAGRGIARLPESVRDRLSVLSGDSVLIEGERTTVAKVWPADSDGEYVRIDADTRQNAEVTIGSTVTLRAADLDAANRVKLRPIDASVEGNAGGSIGERLRNKPVSDGDRVTVPELGSFSVADVDPAGTVRIEADTTVRIGQPVESDPTESSNDEQSTAAESTGSQGVTYEDIGGLDDELDRIREMIELPLSDPDVFDRLGITPPKGVLLYGLPGTGKTLIAKAVANEVDAYFESISGPEIVSKYKGESEQQLREAFERAEANAPSILFVDEIDSIAGTRDEDSDMENRVVAQLLTLLDGLEERGRVAVVGATNRVDTVDPALRRGGRFDREIEIGVPDQPGRREILEVHTRGMPLGEDVDLDTLAGTMHGFVGADVAAVATEAAMAALRRQRDEPEVRRADFDRALASVDPSGMREYVAESPTVDFSDVGGLEDAKATLEEAAEWPLKYGPLFEATNTDPPSGILLYGPPGTGKTLLSRALAGETGVNFIRVAGPELLDRYVGESEQAVREVFERARQTAPAIVFLDEIDAIASQRGGGHEVTERVVSQLLTELDTAAEDPNLVVLAATNRRDALDSALLRPGRLESHVEVPPPDTEARHAILTVHAEGKPLGESVDLEEIATGTDGYSGADLAAVLREASLTAIREIADDHDPDAGNDLADDVTITQAHLQTACDHVDPSGQ comes from the coding sequence ATGGTCGCTGTTGAGCAGGGGATCGACGTCAGTGTCGAGGGGGCACACAAGCGCGATGCCGGCCGTGGAATCGCCCGACTCCCCGAGTCCGTTCGGGATCGACTGAGTGTGTTGAGCGGGGATTCAGTCCTCATCGAGGGCGAACGGACGACGGTCGCGAAAGTCTGGCCGGCGGATAGTGACGGCGAATACGTGCGGATCGACGCCGACACCAGACAGAACGCCGAGGTCACGATCGGCTCGACGGTCACACTCCGGGCAGCCGATCTCGACGCGGCAAACCGGGTGAAGCTTCGGCCGATCGATGCGAGCGTCGAGGGGAACGCTGGCGGATCGATCGGTGAGCGACTCAGAAACAAGCCAGTTAGTGACGGTGATCGGGTCACCGTGCCCGAACTCGGCTCTTTCAGTGTGGCCGACGTCGATCCGGCCGGAACGGTCAGAATCGAAGCCGACACCACCGTCCGCATCGGCCAACCGGTCGAATCCGATCCAACCGAATCAAGTAACGACGAGCAATCGACGGCGGCAGAGTCGACTGGATCCCAGGGCGTCACCTACGAGGACATCGGTGGCCTCGACGACGAACTCGACCGGATCAGAGAGATGATCGAACTGCCGCTGTCCGACCCGGACGTCTTCGATCGTCTCGGCATCACGCCGCCGAAGGGCGTCCTCCTGTATGGGCTGCCCGGGACCGGCAAAACGCTGATCGCGAAAGCAGTCGCCAACGAGGTCGATGCGTACTTCGAATCCATCTCCGGGCCGGAAATCGTCTCGAAGTACAAAGGCGAGAGCGAACAGCAACTGAGAGAAGCCTTCGAGCGGGCCGAGGCCAACGCCCCTTCGATCCTGTTTGTCGACGAAATCGACTCGATCGCCGGCACGCGCGACGAAGACAGCGACATGGAGAATCGTGTCGTCGCACAGTTGCTCACGTTACTTGACGGCCTCGAAGAGCGCGGCCGGGTCGCAGTCGTCGGTGCGACAAATCGCGTCGATACCGTCGATCCAGCCCTCCGGCGTGGCGGGCGCTTCGACCGGGAAATCGAGATCGGCGTCCCAGACCAACCCGGTCGCCGCGAGATTCTGGAGGTTCACACCCGCGGCATGCCCCTGGGTGAAGACGTAGATCTGGACACACTTGCAGGGACGATGCACGGGTTCGTCGGAGCCGACGTCGCGGCGGTCGCAACTGAGGCCGCGATGGCTGCGCTCCGGCGACAACGAGACGAGCCCGAAGTCAGGCGCGCGGACTTCGACCGTGCGCTGGCCAGCGTCGACCCCTCTGGGATGCGCGAATACGTCGCCGAGTCACCGACAGTCGACTTCAGTGACGTGGGCGGCCTCGAAGACGCGAAGGCGACGCTCGAAGAGGCCGCCGAGTGGCCCCTAAAGTACGGCCCGCTGTTCGAGGCGACCAACACCGACCCGCCGTCGGGGATCCTCCTGTATGGGCCGCCAGGGACGGGCAAGACGCTACTTTCGCGGGCACTCGCCGGCGAAACTGGTGTCAACTTTATTCGGGTTGCTGGCCCCGAACTACTGGATCGATACGTCGGCGAGAGTGAGCAAGCCGTCCGTGAAGTCTTCGAGCGAGCGCGCCAGACCGCACCCGCGATCGTCTTCCTCGACGAAATCGACGCGATCGCGTCCCAACGTGGTGGCGGCCACGAGGTGACCGAGCGTGTCGTCTCTCAGTTGCTGACGGAACTTGACACCGCCGCCGAAGACCCGAATCTCGTCGTCCTCGCGGCGACGAATCGGCGCGACGCGCTCGATTCCGCACTGTTGCGTCCCGGGCGACTGGAGTCTCACGTCGAAGTACCACCACCGGATACCGAGGCCAGGCACGCAATTCTCACCGTCCACGCCGAGGGGAAGCCACTCGGCGAATCGGTCGACCTCGAGGAGATCGCCACCGGGACAGACGGGTACTCGGGTGCCGATCTGGCAGCCGTTCTCCGCGAGGCCTCACTCACAGCGATCCGGGAAATAGCCGACGACCACGACCCAGACGCTGGCAACGACTTGGCTGACGACGTGACGATTACCCAAGCCCACCTTCAGACAGCGTGTGATCACGTCGATCCGTCTGGCCAGTGA
- a CDS encoding SRPBCC family protein, with the protein MAIRLERVLDVPAKPADVWTFIADPKYRARHVSVVDDFEVDGDGSATWHLSLPIPVIDQTIAIETEDVERRPPEFVKFIGRSRAMRVVGEHELEATETGTRLTNHFTVEGRIPGIERFFRDNLEAEFDNLEAGLRAYLDGES; encoded by the coding sequence ATGGCGATTCGCCTGGAGCGGGTGCTCGATGTGCCAGCCAAGCCGGCGGACGTGTGGACATTCATCGCCGATCCGAAATACCGCGCACGTCACGTGAGTGTCGTCGATGACTTCGAAGTCGATGGTGATGGGAGTGCTACGTGGCATCTCTCGTTGCCGATCCCGGTGATCGATCAGACCATCGCTATCGAGACTGAAGATGTCGAACGACGACCACCGGAGTTTGTCAAGTTCATCGGCCGCTCACGAGCGATGCGCGTGGTGGGCGAACACGAACTCGAAGCGACCGAGACCGGGACCCGACTCACCAACCACTTCACGGTCGAAGGCCGGATCCCCGGCATCGAACGGTTCTTCCGGGACAACCTCGAAGCGGAGTTCGACAATCTCGAAGCCGGGCTCCGTGCGTATCTCGACGGCGAGTCATAA
- a CDS encoding phosphate uptake regulator PhoU has product MDTRKVQQLGPSTLAMTLPAAWTSDTDVQKGDELSLRVGDNGTLTVLPDSVSSGDSEATIAASSLDADAVERAIVAQYVLGRRVINVEADEGETLASSHINAVYTAETQLMGLGVIEETPERISIRCSVDPSDFTLDTLLERLESTGSTMRNEAVKALAHGNPDLAQRALNRERQANKIFVLVLRLIFTAYQNPNFAQAIGLDDSFPLIGYRSIAKNLELIADNAEDIADIAMEAEGHSLSVDADTMERIRDLTEQVDDLTELAVQAAIDRDHTTAIDVREQFREIDALEDDLLDGLAEMSNEDLLAVREVLVALQETAQYAVRNAEIATNLALKDQSEHVTIG; this is encoded by the coding sequence ATGGATACACGGAAAGTCCAGCAACTCGGTCCATCGACGCTGGCGATGACACTTCCGGCGGCCTGGACGAGCGACACCGACGTCCAGAAAGGTGACGAGCTGTCGCTTCGTGTCGGTGATAACGGAACCCTGACCGTGCTTCCGGATTCCGTTTCCTCGGGAGACTCAGAGGCCACGATTGCTGCCTCGTCGCTGGACGCTGATGCGGTCGAGCGGGCGATCGTCGCCCAGTACGTCCTCGGTCGCCGGGTCATCAACGTCGAGGCCGACGAGGGCGAGACGTTGGCCAGTTCCCACATCAACGCCGTCTACACCGCCGAGACACAGCTGATGGGCCTTGGCGTGATCGAGGAGACGCCCGAGCGCATCTCGATTCGCTGCTCGGTCGACCCGAGTGACTTCACGCTGGATACCCTGCTCGAACGCCTAGAGAGTACGGGCTCGACGATGCGAAACGAGGCCGTCAAAGCCCTCGCCCACGGGAATCCGGATCTTGCCCAGCGGGCGCTCAACCGGGAACGACAGGCCAACAAGATTTTCGTCCTCGTGTTGCGACTGATCTTTACCGCCTACCAGAATCCGAACTTTGCTCAGGCGATCGGCCTGGACGATAGCTTCCCGCTGATCGGGTACCGGTCGATCGCGAAGAATCTGGAACTGATCGCGGACAACGCTGAAGACATCGCAGATATCGCAATGGAAGCAGAAGGGCACAGTCTCAGCGTCGATGCCGACACCATGGAGCGGATTCGGGATCTCACCGAGCAGGTCGACGACCTGACTGAACTGGCCGTGCAGGCGGCGATCGATCGCGACCACACGACGGCTATCGACGTCCGCGAACAGTTTCGTGAGATCGATGCCCTCGAAGACGACTTGCTCGATGGCCTGGCCGAGATGAGCAACGAGGATCTACTCGCCGTTCGAGAAGTGCTCGTTGCACTCCAAGAGACGGCCCAGTATGCCGTCCGGAACGCCGAAATTGCCACGAACCTCGCGTTGAAAGACCAGTCCGAGCACGTGACCATCGGGTGA
- a CDS encoding ATP-NAD kinase family protein, with the protein MRRVGFLINPIAGLGGRVGLKGTDGKVADARERGATPRAPDRARRALDGLAAHEVDVITVGGVMGADVARKAGFEPVVASRPAAGPSADISATSVADTRRAVAAFVAAGVDVILFVGGDGTAVDVAQTLAGLEADVPMLGVPAGVKVYSGVFAVDPEAAGEIAATFQRVERADLQDLDEDAFRDGAVVPELQTTALTPVAELRQSPKERAGGSVETLAAGVAQEVDSGTTYVFGPGSTVGEIERQLGIDPSPLGVDVWRDGEVLVADGGQSAILDALGDRNVVIVSPIGGQGFVFGRGNQQLSPAVLRECDVEIVASRRKLDGLGVLRVDTGDPDLDETLRGWQRVRVGRRERRFLQLV; encoded by the coding sequence ATGCGACGCGTCGGCTTCCTGATCAACCCGATCGCCGGCTTGGGTGGCCGTGTCGGGTTGAAAGGGACCGACGGGAAAGTCGCCGACGCCCGCGAACGCGGCGCCACACCTCGGGCACCGGATCGTGCCCGGCGAGCACTCGACGGACTGGCTGCTCACGAGGTGGACGTGATCACTGTCGGAGGGGTGATGGGGGCCGACGTGGCACGCAAAGCCGGCTTCGAGCCAGTCGTCGCCTCCCGCCCAGCAGCAGGCCCGTCGGCAGACATCAGCGCGACGTCAGTGGCGGATACACGCCGAGCCGTGGCAGCGTTTGTGGCTGCCGGGGTCGACGTAATCCTCTTTGTCGGTGGTGACGGCACTGCCGTCGACGTGGCCCAGACCCTCGCAGGGCTCGAAGCCGACGTGCCGATGCTCGGCGTTCCGGCTGGAGTGAAAGTCTACTCGGGGGTCTTCGCCGTCGATCCCGAGGCCGCCGGCGAGATTGCAGCGACTTTCCAGCGGGTCGAGCGAGCCGACCTGCAAGATCTCGACGAGGACGCTTTCCGAGACGGGGCTGTCGTCCCCGAACTGCAGACCACCGCGTTGACGCCGGTCGCGGAGTTGCGCCAGTCACCGAAAGAACGAGCCGGCGGGAGCGTCGAAACGCTTGCAGCGGGCGTCGCCCAGGAAGTCGACTCGGGGACCACGTACGTCTTCGGGCCTGGCAGCACCGTCGGGGAAATCGAACGACAGCTTGGGATCGACCCGTCACCACTCGGCGTCGATGTCTGGCGGGACGGCGAGGTACTCGTTGCCGATGGCGGCCAGTCGGCAATCCTCGATGCACTCGGGGATCGCAACGTCGTGATCGTCTCACCGATCGGCGGCCAGGGATTCGTCTTCGGACGAGGAAACCAACAGCTCTCGCCGGCTGTCCTTCGAGAGTGTGACGTCGAGATCGTTGCCTCGCGCCGGAAGCTGGACGGGCTGGGCGTGCTACGCGTCGACACGGGCGATCCGGACCTCGACGAGACGCTTCGTGGCTGGCAGCGCGTCCGCGTCGGGCGACGCGAACGTCGGTTTCTGCAGCTCGTCTGA